The Methanothermobacter sp. CaT2 DNA window CACCTTGAGGCAATAAAGGCCGACTGTGATGCAATGGGTATGGATATCAAACGCACACTCAAACTAAGGGATGTTGATGAGGACTAGTCCTCCTCATCAATCTCATCTGACTCAAAAACCAAAAATCCTGTCTTGAGGGACTTTATTTCTTCATCTGAGAGCTTTTCCCTCACAGCAGTGGGGTGGCCAACAAAACTCTGCCCGAATGGATCCTCAATTATAACTGTGACATTCCTTTTTCCCCCGCGAACTTCACGGAGCATTTCCAGGATCTCTGAGGCCTTTTCCTTTGATTCATCCTCCTCAAAGAGGTTGATGGCCGTTTTAACGGCGGTTTCAAATCTCTCAACAACACCCTCAATGTTGGAGATGTAACCTGTTGACCTGGGGCCCGGTTCAACCTTGAGTCCGAGTTCAGGTATCCTTATGGTTGCTGACTGGGACTTAACGACCCTTGCGTTGAGTGTTTTGTCACCCACCTCGATTGTGTACCTTGATGGTTCCTTCTGCTCAAGGCAGATTATATCTGTGCTTCTGTAGCCACACCTGCTGCAGATGAGTACGGATTCCATTATCTCACCGAAGTAGGGGATCTTCTCAACCCTACTGATGGCGGTCATACACTTCTCTCCACTGCAGACTGGGCAGTCGATCTTCATATCCTGCTGGTTCAATCTGTCACCCCTGTGCTCCTGATTACAGAACGCAAATTAAGTGAATGGATCATCAAATTTACACTGTGATATTCAGTTCTCTTCCCGGCAGATAAGTCCCGGTGTTCAGTTCTCTTCCCGGTATATCAGTCCCTTTTCCTTAAGTTCATTCAGTATCTCCTGAAGACTCTCAGGGTCCGGTGCGCATATCCTGTGGCTGTGGATGTTATCTGAAAGCGTGTAAAGCCTTTCAAGATCTCTTTTTCGCTTTGGACTCTCATTTAACCGCTTAAGAAACCTTTCAGCCTCAACAGGATCGTATACATTGACCTCACGTTTGAGTGGCTGTGAAAATCCAGGTATTGGATAGGATACGTCAACGATTCTTCCGCCATGCCTTTTAATGATGATGTCTATAACCTCACCGAGGCGTTCAACAGGGTGCTGAAGCGTCACCTCGGCGCAGTTTTCCCTTATGAATGACAGCATCCTTTTGATGGTGCACCTTATGTCGTCGTTGTTGATCACCGGTACGTCATGCTCCCTCGCCTTTCTTACAAGGTAGTCATGTATGACACGGTTCTCACGGAAGTATTCAAGGTGTTTTCCACCCCTCTTTACCTCCATGGCCCTCTTAACGAAGCGCTCCTTATGGACATTCTCCTCGGCAGAGAGGACAAAAAAATGGATTGATGCGTTTTCCTCAAATTTTTCAATGTCCAGGAGGCCAGGAAGGAGGTGGACGCCCTCTATGGTCACATCATCAGAGTCAGCAACAGCCCTTTCAATAACCTTCTCAACTGCAGGAATAACGAATGAGGCGTGTTCCTCAAAACCCGCACATATCAGTGACTCAATGTTGTTGTTACGGAAGCGCTCTTTGTCCCTCAGTGTTGTGTAGGCATCAAATGAGGACTTATGGAGCGCGGGAGCATAATCTGGCCCGATTATGCCCCTTACGATCTCCCTTATGAAATCTGTTTCTATAAGGTGCTTTATGTTTAACTCCCTGGCAAGTTCCGATGCAACGGTGGACTTTCCAATCCCTGAAGCACTTCCTATAAGTATCACATAGGGTTTTCTCAATTTTCACGCCCCATAATTAAAATAGAGGTTATGTAAGGAGATCCTTAACGCGTTCGGCACTTCTCCTCATCTCGATACGAATAAGACCAAGATTTATATCAACATCGGTTATCAGTACAAGTATTCCCTCCCCGGCGTCTATCATGAGGGTCTTACCCCTGGTACCCTCAATCATAACCTGTTCAAGGGGCTCATGCTTTATTTCCTCGGCGGACCTTTCTGCAGTACCGAAAACTGCTGAAGCCATTGCAGCGACCAGTTCCCCGTCTATATCGGATGGAACCTCACTTTCGATTACAAGACCATCCTTACCAACAACAAGGGAACCATTTACCCCATTGATCCTACCTAAATCTTTAAGTATTCTTGCTATCATACTATGCCTCCATAAACAGAGTATTCTACCCAAAATATATATGCTTTAAGCATTTATTAATTAAATGAGTATGACTAACTAATTAACAGTTTCTATTTGATTCCAGCAAGTATTAAAGGAGTGATTATTTGCACATATTATCTTCTGTCGAGGAACTGAGGGAGCTGAATCCGTTTATAATCATTGGATGTGGCGGTGGAGGAGAAAAATTTGCAAATTTTGAGGGAGTCGAACCTGTAGGATTTGTTGACGATGACCCCAGAAAGCATGGAAAGGACTTCTGTGGTTTTAAGGTATCATCAAGCCTCCTTAAGCTTATAGATGAGACCGATGCAAGAAGTGTTGCAATAATGCTCCCCATAGGTGCAGAGGGCACCGCCCTCAAGTATGCTGTCCAGGCGATAAATGAGGGTAAAAATGTTGTGACCTCATTCAGATCACTCCCACTGGCAGATAACACTTCCCTCATAAAATTTGCAGAGCAGATGAATGTAACAATCAAGGAGATAAGCCCCCGCCTTGACAACGTAAGGAAAATATTTGGGGTTGCACCCCCACGCTGCACAGAGGTACTCCCCAAGATAAAATACAGGCACAGGGCACCTGTGGTATTTGTTGGGGGCACCTCACAGGAGTGCGGCAAACGTACAACCACAAGGCTCCTGGGAAAGGAGGCAAAGGAAAGGGGCCTTGAGGCGGGAGTTATCTCAACCGATGAGATGGGTCTTGAACAGCCGGTTGACATAAATTTCCGGGCAGGGAGCCTCTCTGTTATGGATGTTGCAGCGGCTGTTATGGGCTCGGTGAAGTACCTTGAGGAGGAGAAGGATCCGGATATAATATTCATAGAGGGCCAGTCAAGCCTCACTGAAAGGAAAAACCCACACCCAAGGGGTTTATCGGCCTCAATACTTATAGGGGCAATGCCCGACGTTACGGTGCTCTGTCACAGGCCAAACCACCCCTACAGAAAACCAAGGGGGATAAATGAGGAGATAAGGGCCATAGAGGCAATCGAGCCAACGAGGGTTATAGGGATTTCCTTAAATTTAAGAAACATGAATGACAGATCAATAATGGAAAGGTATGAAGCACGCTTTGGGCTTCCTGTTGTTGATGTTAAAAATGGGGGGGCTTCAAGATTAATGGACGTGATCATGGAGCACATAGGGGAGATTTAGTTGAGGGACATTCTCGAAATGCTGAAGAAAAGTGTGGGACTTGATGAGGAAGTTAAGGAACCCGAGGAGACGGAAACCATAATAGTGCCGGAGCACTCCTTCTACGAGATCATTCTCCTGAAGGCAAAATCCATTGGCGATGTGGACGATGCCCTCTCCCAGGTGACCGATGAGAAGAATCCGGTTATACTTGATCTCACCGAGATCCAGAGAGATAATCCATCGGATTTCAAGACAGTGGGGGAACGCATAAAGGATCTCAGAGAGAATCATGGTGCAGAGGCGATACTCCTCTGCAATAAGGAGAAAAATGTGGTGATAATAACTCCACGGGAAATTAAACTCATCAGAAAGGGGTAGTGAACGTATGGAGCTTCCGATAACCAAGCCATCCAAGATTTCCTACGGTGATGAGATAGATTTCAGCGAACTTCTTGAAAAACTTGCATCAGATGAATACAATGGATTCATAAGGATTACACATGCATCCGATGAGGGCTACATTCTATTCAGGGATGGGATACACGTTGCAGCATCATACGACCGATACATGAAGGAGGAAGCTCTTGAAAGGATAATGGAAGTGGCCGATAAAACAGATACCCTCATAGAACTCTTTGATCTTAAAAGATCACAGCTGGATTACCTCATGGATATAAACAGAATTTATACAATAGAGCAAAGAGATGAGAGGGTAATCGAGCCTCAAGCGGTGGAAGAGGAAGATTACTTCAATCCAAAGGAGGCAAGTTACAGGCAGCCCATAACAGATGAAGAGACGCCTGAAACGTCTGAAATAGCCGTTGGTGCTTCCCCTGACATTGAAGATACTGAATTCACAGGTGCTCTGGAAGGTGAAGATGCAGAATCAACTGAAACCCAATCAAAGCCTCAGGTAGAGGTTACAGGAGAAGTTACTCAAGAACCCCAAACTTCAGAGACCGAAGAGTCCCCTGAAATTCCCGCCGCTGATGAATCGACTGATGCTGACACTGAAAAGGAAGAGAAACTTGAAAATGAAGCTCCGGACTCCATGGATGTGCCTGACTCCAAACCCCTCAGCAGAGACGAGCTCATGAAAAAATATGGCCTCAGGGATATAGGTGAAGAGGAGGTCGAAAAGGTCCTTGAGACGTATAAGGGTGGTGCAATCACAGATATCGATCCTGAACGGGTTGAACTGACCCTTATGAATAAAATAAAAATGTCTATACTGGGAATACCCCGTATAAAGGGTGCTGAAGTGATAGTTTTCCTTGACAACACATATGACCTCAGTGGAAAGATCAAGATAATGGTTGAACATGAGGGTAAGGGTATTTTCTCAAGGATCATGGGGGATTCAAAGGAGGAGGAGAACCTCAAGTTTCATATAATGGATATCGTCGAGATGGAACTCAGGAAAACCTTCAGGGATTTCCCTGAGATAGTGGATAACTTTGAGGTGAGTATTGAGGTGCGGTGATCTGCTTTTTGCTGTACCGGACATCAATATTTATATTAGGATGACTGTTATTATCTATGTGGAGGTATTGGAATGACAAGAGTGATTACAGTCGCATCAGGTAAGGGAGGTGTGGGGAAGACAACCATCACTGCTAACCTGGGTGTTGCCCTCTCAACCTACGGTGAAAGGGTTGTTGTGCTTGACGCTGATATAGCAATGGCAAACCTTGAACTCATCCTGGGGATGG harbors:
- a CDS encoding DUF2226 domain-containing protein, with product MELPITKPSKISYGDEIDFSELLEKLASDEYNGFIRITHASDEGYILFRDGIHVAASYDRYMKEEALERIMEVADKTDTLIELFDLKRSQLDYLMDINRIYTIEQRDERVIEPQAVEEEDYFNPKEASYRQPITDEETPETSEIAVGASPDIEDTEFTGALEGEDAESTETQSKPQVEVTGEVTQEPQTSETEESPEIPAADESTDADTEKEEKLENEAPDSMDVPDSKPLSRDELMKKYGLRDIGEEEVEKVLETYKGGAITDIDPERVELTLMNKIKMSILGIPRIKGAEVIVFLDNTYDLSGKIKIMVEHEGKGIFSRIMGDSKEEENLKFHIMDIVEMELRKTFRDFPEIVDNFEVSIEVR
- a CDS encoding roadblock/LC7 domain-containing protein is translated as MIARILKDLGRINGVNGSLVVGKDGLVIESEVPSDIDGELVAAMASAVFGTAERSAEEIKHEPLEQVMIEGTRGKTLMIDAGEGILVLITDVDINLGLIRIEMRRSAERVKDLLT
- a CDS encoding cell division protein SepF, producing the protein MRDILEMLKKSVGLDEEVKEPEETETIIVPEHSFYEIILLKAKSIGDVDDALSQVTDEKNPVILDLTEIQRDNPSDFKTVGERIKDLRENHGAEAILLCNKEKNVVIITPREIKLIRKG
- a CDS encoding 3H domain-containing protein encodes the protein MRKPYVILIGSASGIGKSTVASELARELNIKHLIETDFIREIVRGIIGPDYAPALHKSSFDAYTTLRDKERFRNNNIESLICAGFEEHASFVIPAVEKVIERAVADSDDVTIEGVHLLPGLLDIEKFEENASIHFFVLSAEENVHKERFVKRAMEVKRGGKHLEYFRENRVIHDYLVRKAREHDVPVINNDDIRCTIKRMLSFIRENCAEVTLQHPVERLGEVIDIIIKRHGGRIVDVSYPIPGFSQPLKREVNVYDPVEAERFLKRLNESPKRKRDLERLYTLSDNIHSHRICAPDPESLQEILNELKEKGLIYREEN
- a CDS encoding ZPR1 zinc finger domain-containing protein, producing MNQQDMKIDCPVCSGEKCMTAISRVEKIPYFGEIMESVLICSRCGYRSTDIICLEQKEPSRYTIEVGDKTLNARVVKSQSATIRIPELGLKVEPGPRSTGYISNIEGVVERFETAVKTAINLFEEDESKEKASEILEMLREVRGGKRNVTVIIEDPFGQSFVGHPTAVREKLSDEEIKSLKTGFLVFESDEIDEED
- a CDS encoding DUF1611 domain-containing protein, which codes for MHILSSVEELRELNPFIIIGCGGGGEKFANFEGVEPVGFVDDDPRKHGKDFCGFKVSSSLLKLIDETDARSVAIMLPIGAEGTALKYAVQAINEGKNVVTSFRSLPLADNTSLIKFAEQMNVTIKEISPRLDNVRKIFGVAPPRCTEVLPKIKYRHRAPVVFVGGTSQECGKRTTTRLLGKEAKERGLEAGVISTDEMGLEQPVDINFRAGSLSVMDVAAAVMGSVKYLEEEKDPDIIFIEGQSSLTERKNPHPRGLSASILIGAMPDVTVLCHRPNHPYRKPRGINEEIRAIEAIEPTRVIGISLNLRNMNDRSIMERYEARFGLPVVDVKNGGASRLMDVIMEHIGEI